Below is a genomic region from Vibrio cortegadensis.
ACTTGTGCTTTAAAGTCGAAACTTATTTATTTTCTACGGAAACTAAATAAACCAAGCATTGTCAAAACGAGCCAGCCTAAACCTGCACCTTGGCGCTCAACCGCTGTTTGGTCATTACTTCGGACGTGAATATCATCTTTTGTTGCACTTGAGATAGGAATCAGCTTCACCGCAACGATTTGTTCTTGAGTGTCACCGCCACCACAGTATGAATTATGTGACGTTGTATCGTATCCACCAGCGACTGAACACTTAATTGCCGTCGCTGAAATTACGCCAGCATCGTTGATACCTGTTGCATCGATGACACGGAAAGCATTATTAGCCTCTGAAATAGTGAGATCACCATCAGTTTCACCATTGGTTAGATCATCCAACCACCATGCTTTATTATCGAAAATAGCTTGGCGATCAGAAACAGAACCTTGCGCTTGCGTCCCATAAGGATAAATAAACCCACGGTGTTTACGAGCACGACCGCCATCTTCACGGTTGGTTTCAGCGTCAATTTGGCCAACAATTTCATTGAAATTATTGATCGCACCCGCTTTTCCACCAGCGCCAGTAAAGAAGATAGATTCAGTGCCATTTAGCATCGTGGTAGTAGTTCCATCCGTAGAGTCATCATAAGTTGAAACAAAAATTTTATCTGGATACGCACCGCTATCTGCATTACCACTATTGTAGTGCTTCGCTTGTCCAAGAATAAGATGGTTTTTATTAATGTCGACTGCAGTAGAGTGAAGATAAACACTGTCGCTGGCAGTTCTTTGCACACCACTAATAGGCTTCTGAGTCCAAGTTGCAGTTGCTAAGTCTTTAGAAGTACTTTCGAACACGGTGGCATTCATGTACTGATCGTCGTAATTATTAAAGCCAACCGCAATGATCTTATCTGCATCGACATAAAATGAACGAAGACTTGCTTGTGCTAGCGCATCTTCATCTTTCTCTACACCACCAGCCGCCCAATCTAGTTCAACTGTTTTAGAACCGTTCCAAATAGCCGCTTTTGATGCGTAGTAAGCACCATTATCATTGGTTACTGCTGTCGAAACGCTACCAGCACTATATGTACCATCACTAAACCATGCTCGTGATTGATATGGTACATCAGTAAGAGTTAACGCATTCGGCGCAACCGCTTGGTTTCTTGTACCATCAATAATACTCTGGTTGCCTACAGGTTTCCCATCAGAAGTAAGAGCATTAATCACATTATTAAAGTTACTGTTTATCCAAGCACTTGCGTCGCCTTCAACAAAAGCTAATGCATTTTGTTCTTTGTTCAGTTCTTTACTGTAACCTTCCCACTCAACACTCGCCCAAGTTTTGCAGGTGTTATATTGTAAATAAGCATCACAGTAATCTTCAAAATCACCGGCTTCTTGAACATAGCTGAAGGAATTGTCCATCCCAAAAGGCGCTTCTTCACGGTAACTGATACCTTCTGCCCAATTACG
It encodes:
- a CDS encoding DUF3466 family protein; amino-acid sequence: MNLKLATFKLTTVAATILAATSANAALYKIVEVAPTGVSADQYVEVYGETIQPVVANYDAGASQLGCFESSADSTACEAYKLAGDTRNWAEGISYREEAPFGMDNSFSYVQEAGDFEDYCDAYLQYNTCKTWASVEWEGYSKELNKEQNALAFVEGDASAWINSNFNNVINALTSDGKPVGNQSIIDGTRNQAVAPNALTLTDVPYQSRAWFSDGTYSAGSVSTAVTNDNGAYYASKAAIWNGSKTVELDWAAGGVEKDEDALAQASLRSFYVDADKIIAVGFNNYDDQYMNATVFESTSKDLATATWTQKPISGVQRTASDSVYLHSTAVDINKNHLILGQAKHYNSGNADSGAYPDKIFVSTYDDSTDGTTTTMLNGTESIFFTGAGGKAGAINNFNEIVGQIDAETNREDGGRARKHRGFIYPYGTQAQGSVSDRQAIFDNKAWWLDDLTNGETDGDLTISEANNAFRVIDATGINDAGVISATAIKCSVAGGYDTTSHNSYCGGGDTQEQIVAVKLIPISSATKDDIHVRSNDQTAVERQGAGLGWLVLTMLGLFSFRRK